A genomic window from Vitis riparia cultivar Riparia Gloire de Montpellier isolate 1030 chromosome 16, EGFV_Vit.rip_1.0, whole genome shotgun sequence includes:
- the LOC117933527 gene encoding receptor-like protein EIX2 isoform X1, with the protein MVVCFVERLLFSFLVLVVVCAKAGLGNTVGCIEREREALLRFKHGLVDDYGILSSWDTRDCCRWRGVQCSNHTGQVVGLYLQEGSLRGEISSSLLELELLTHLDLSFNDFEGSSIPPFLASLPKIQYLILSDANFTGRLPSQFGNLSNLLSLDLSGNYHLHSGNLEWLSHLSSLRHLDLNSVNLSKAIHWSEAINKLPSLIHLNLQYCSLPPLTTPSFSPVNFSVPLAFLDLSWNDLTSSIYLWLFNFTTTLVHLDLSLNVDLNGLIPEAFGNMSSLEYFDLSSNQLQGSIPDTVGNMASLEELYLHDNKLEGEIPKSLSNLCHLQKLALQSNNLSGQLPQDLLACANDTLEILYLSYNQFTGSVPDLIGFSSLRVLYLGYNQLNGTLPTSIGHLTKLQWLDIGSNSLQGVISEAHLFHLSDLHTLDLSSNSLTFNMSLEWVPPFQLFSLALTSCQLGPHFPSWLRTQKQLKDLDISNSDISDVIPNWFWNLTSPIYTFNISNNQIIGNLPNLSSKFDQPLYIDMSSNYLEGSIPQLPSDLALLDLSNNKFSGSISLLCTVSKSYLVYLDLSNNLLSGELPHCQKQWKSLTVLNLENNQFYGKIPKSFGSMQSIQTLHLRNNNLIGELPSSLKKCKSLSFIDLAKNRLSGKIPPWIGGNLPNLMVLNLRSNNFSGSISLELCQLKKIQILDLSSNNILGSIPRCFSNFTAMTKKGNLTIAYNYDSLHNSFLSDAPWSYVDSELVKWKGREFEYKNTLGLVKSIDLSSNKLIGEIPKEVTDLLELVSLNFSRNNLTGSIPTTIGQLKSLDILDLSQNQLIGEIPSGLSEIDRLSTLDLSNNNLSGKIPRGTQLQSFNTSSYEGNPTLCGPPLLKKCPGDKVEGTPNAYSYEDDIQQDGNDMWFYVSIALGFIVGFWGVCGTLLLNNSWRYAYFQFLNKIKDWLYVTTTINMARLWRSLQS; encoded by the coding sequence ATGGTTGTATGCTTCGTTGAACGCCTCCTTTTTAGCTTTCTTGTGCTTGTAGTGGTATGTGCCAAAGCTGGGCTTGGAAACACTGTGGGGTGcatagagagggagagagaagcTCTGCTTCGCTTCAAACATGGCCTTGTGGATGACTATGGCATTTTGTCTTCTTGGGACACAAGAGATTGTTGTCGATGGAGAGGAGTCCAGTGCAGCAACCATACTGGTCAGGTGGTTGGGCTTTATCTTCAAGAAGGTAGTTTGAGAGGTGAGATAAGTTCTTCATTGCTTGAATTGGAGCTCTTAACCCATTTGGATCTCAGCTTTAATGATTTTGAAGGGAGTTCCATACCTCCATTCCTTGCTTCTCTCCCCAAAATCCAATACCTCATTCTCTCTGATGCCAATTTCACTGGACGTCTTCCCAGCCAATTCGGAAATCTTTCCAACTTGCTTTCCCTTGATCTTAGTGGTAATTATCATTTGCATTCTGGAAATCTTGAGTGGCTTTCTCATCTTTCGTCTTTAAGACACCTTGACCTGAATTCTGTTAACCTCAGTAAAGCCATCCACTGGTCAGAAGCAATTAATAAACTCCCTTCTCTCATTCACTTAAACTTACAATACTGTAGCCTCCCTCCCCTCACCACTCCGTCTTTTTCCCCTGTTAATTTCTCTGTCCCTCTTGCCTTCCTTGATCTCTCTTGGAATGATCTCACTTCTTCAATATACCTATGGCTATTCAACTTTACTACCACCCTTGTTCATCTTGATCTCTCTTTGAATGTTGATTTAAATGGTTTGATTCCAGAGGCATTTGGGAACATGAGTTCCCTTGAATATTTTGATCTCTCCTCCAATCAACTTCAGGGTTCAATTCCAGATACAGTTGGGAACATGGCTTCTCTTGAAGAACTCTATCTCCATGACAATAAACTTGAAGGTGAGATTCCAAAATCCTTGAGCAATTTATGCCATTTACAAAAGTTAGCTTTGCAAAGCAACAATCTCAGCGGACAGCTTCCACAAGACTTGCTGGCTTGTGCAAATGACACGTTAGAGATTTTGTATTTATCATATAACCAATTCACAGGATCAGTTCCTGATCTCattggattttcatccttgagaGTGTTATATCTTGGTTATAATCAGCTAAATGGAACATTGCCTACAAGTATTGGACACCTTACCAAACTTCAATGGTTGGATATTGGTTCAAATTCATTGCAAGGTGTCATCTCTGAGGCTCATCTCTTTCATCTATCTGACTTGCACACTTTAGACTTATCCTCCAACTCTCTCACTTTCAACATGAGCTTGGAGTGGGTTCCTCCTTTTCAGCTATTTTCTCTAGCATTAACCTCCTGCCAATTGGGACCTCATTTTCCTAGTTGGCTTCGAACTCAAAAGCAGTTGAAAGACCTTGATATCTCCAATTCTGACATTTCAGATGTCATCCCAAACTGGTTTTGGAATTTAACTTCCCCTATTTATACCTTTAATATTTCCAACAATCAGATCATAGGGAACTTACCcaatttatcatcaaaatttgatCAGCCTCTTTACATAGATATGAGCTCAAATTATTTGGAGGGTTCAATACCACAACTTCCTTCTGACCTCGCATTGTTGGATCTCTCCAATAACAAGTTTTCAGGGTCCATTTCCTTATTGTGTACAGTTTCTAAGTCATATCTGGTGTATCTTGACCTCTCAAACAACTTGTTATCAGGAGAGCTGCCTCATTGTCAGAAACAATGGAAAAGCTTGACAGTtctaaatttggaaaataatcaattttatggGAAAATTCCAAAATCATTTGGCTCCATGCAATCGATTCAAACTCTACATTTACGCAACAACAATTTGATCGGAGAATTGCCTTCATCTTTAAAGAAATGCAAAAGTTTGAGCTTTATTGATTTGGCAAAAAATAGGTTATCCGGAAAAATACCCCCATGGATAGGAGGAAACCTTCCAAATTTGATGGTTCTAAACCTACGATCTAATAATTTCAGTGGAAGTATAAGTTTAGAGCTATgtcaattgaaaaaaattcaaatattggaCCTCTCTAGTAACAATATCTTGGGTAGTATACCAAGATGTTTTAGCAATTTCACTGCCATGACTAAGAAAGGGAATTTGACCATTGCATATAATTATGATTCACTTCATAATTCATTTTTGAGTGATGCACCTTGGTCCTATGTTGATAGCGAATTGGTTAAATGGAAAGGAAGAGAATTTGAGTATAAGAATACTCTTGGATTAGTAAAGAGTATTGATCTTTCAAGCAACAAACTAATTGGGGAGATTCCAAAAGAAGTAACAGATCTTCTAGAATTGGTTTCATTGAACTTTTCAAGAAACAATTTGACTGGATCGATCCCTACAACAATTGGTCAATTGAAATCATTAGACATTCTTGATTTGTCTCAAAATCAACTTattggtgaaattccaagtggcCTTTCAGAAATAGATCGTTTGAGTACCTTAGACCTCTCTAACAACAACTTGTCTGGTAAGATTCCACGAGGTACTCAACTTCAAAGTTTCAATACTTCTTCTTATGAGGGAAATCCTACACTTTGTGGACCGCCTCTTTTGAAAAAGTGCCCAGGAGATAAAGTAGAAGGAACTCCCAATGCTTATAGCTATGAAGACGACATTCAACAAGATGGAAATGACATGTGGTTTTATGTTAGCATTGCTCTTGGATTCATAGTTGGATTTTGGGGAGTGTGTGGAACTCTACTACTCAACAATTCATGGAGATATGCatatttccaatttttgaataaaataaaagattggcTCTATGTGACTACAACAATAAATATGGCTCGACTATGGAGGAGTCTTCAAAGTTAA
- the LOC117933527 gene encoding receptor-like protein EIX2 isoform X2, producing MVVCFVERLLFSFLVLVVVCAKAGLGNTVGCIEREREALLRFKHGLVDDYGILSSWDTRDCCRWRGVQCSNHTGQVVGLYLQEGSLREAFGNMSSLEYFDLSSNQLQGSIPDTVGNMASLEELYLHDNKLEGEIPKSLSNLCHLQKLALQSNNLSGQLPQDLLACANDTLEILYLSYNQFTGSVPDLIGFSSLRVLYLGYNQLNGTLPTSIGHLTKLQWLDIGSNSLQGVISEAHLFHLSDLHTLDLSSNSLTFNMSLEWVPPFQLFSLALTSCQLGPHFPSWLRTQKQLKDLDISNSDISDVIPNWFWNLTSPIYTFNISNNQIIGNLPNLSSKFDQPLYIDMSSNYLEGSIPQLPSDLALLDLSNNKFSGSISLLCTVSKSYLVYLDLSNNLLSGELPHCQKQWKSLTVLNLENNQFYGKIPKSFGSMQSIQTLHLRNNNLIGELPSSLKKCKSLSFIDLAKNRLSGKIPPWIGGNLPNLMVLNLRSNNFSGSISLELCQLKKIQILDLSSNNILGSIPRCFSNFTAMTKKGNLTIAYNYDSLHNSFLSDAPWSYVDSELVKWKGREFEYKNTLGLVKSIDLSSNKLIGEIPKEVTDLLELVSLNFSRNNLTGSIPTTIGQLKSLDILDLSQNQLIGEIPSGLSEIDRLSTLDLSNNNLSGKIPRGTQLQSFNTSSYEGNPTLCGPPLLKKCPGDKVEGTPNAYSYEDDIQQDGNDMWFYVSIALGFIVGFWGVCGTLLLNNSWRYAYFQFLNKIKDWLYVTTTINMARLWRSLQS from the exons ATGGTTGTATGCTTCGTTGAACGCCTCCTTTTTAGCTTTCTTGTGCTTGTAGTGGTATGTGCCAAAGCTGGGCTTGGAAACACTGTGGGGTGcatagagagggagagagaagcTCTGCTTCGCTTCAAACATGGCCTTGTGGATGACTATGGCATTTTGTCTTCTTGGGACACAAGAGATTGTTGTCGATGGAGAGGAGTCCAGTGCAGCAACCATACTGGTCAGGTGGTTGGGCTTTATCTTCAAGAAGGTAGTTTGAGAG AGGCATTTGGGAACATGAGTTCCCTTGAATATTTTGATCTCTCCTCCAATCAACTTCAGGGTTCAATTCCAGATACAGTTGGGAACATGGCTTCTCTTGAAGAACTCTATCTCCATGACAATAAACTTGAAGGTGAGATTCCAAAATCCTTGAGCAATTTATGCCATTTACAAAAGTTAGCTTTGCAAAGCAACAATCTCAGCGGACAGCTTCCACAAGACTTGCTGGCTTGTGCAAATGACACGTTAGAGATTTTGTATTTATCATATAACCAATTCACAGGATCAGTTCCTGATCTCattggattttcatccttgagaGTGTTATATCTTGGTTATAATCAGCTAAATGGAACATTGCCTACAAGTATTGGACACCTTACCAAACTTCAATGGTTGGATATTGGTTCAAATTCATTGCAAGGTGTCATCTCTGAGGCTCATCTCTTTCATCTATCTGACTTGCACACTTTAGACTTATCCTCCAACTCTCTCACTTTCAACATGAGCTTGGAGTGGGTTCCTCCTTTTCAGCTATTTTCTCTAGCATTAACCTCCTGCCAATTGGGACCTCATTTTCCTAGTTGGCTTCGAACTCAAAAGCAGTTGAAAGACCTTGATATCTCCAATTCTGACATTTCAGATGTCATCCCAAACTGGTTTTGGAATTTAACTTCCCCTATTTATACCTTTAATATTTCCAACAATCAGATCATAGGGAACTTACCcaatttatcatcaaaatttgatCAGCCTCTTTACATAGATATGAGCTCAAATTATTTGGAGGGTTCAATACCACAACTTCCTTCTGACCTCGCATTGTTGGATCTCTCCAATAACAAGTTTTCAGGGTCCATTTCCTTATTGTGTACAGTTTCTAAGTCATATCTGGTGTATCTTGACCTCTCAAACAACTTGTTATCAGGAGAGCTGCCTCATTGTCAGAAACAATGGAAAAGCTTGACAGTtctaaatttggaaaataatcaattttatggGAAAATTCCAAAATCATTTGGCTCCATGCAATCGATTCAAACTCTACATTTACGCAACAACAATTTGATCGGAGAATTGCCTTCATCTTTAAAGAAATGCAAAAGTTTGAGCTTTATTGATTTGGCAAAAAATAGGTTATCCGGAAAAATACCCCCATGGATAGGAGGAAACCTTCCAAATTTGATGGTTCTAAACCTACGATCTAATAATTTCAGTGGAAGTATAAGTTTAGAGCTATgtcaattgaaaaaaattcaaatattggaCCTCTCTAGTAACAATATCTTGGGTAGTATACCAAGATGTTTTAGCAATTTCACTGCCATGACTAAGAAAGGGAATTTGACCATTGCATATAATTATGATTCACTTCATAATTCATTTTTGAGTGATGCACCTTGGTCCTATGTTGATAGCGAATTGGTTAAATGGAAAGGAAGAGAATTTGAGTATAAGAATACTCTTGGATTAGTAAAGAGTATTGATCTTTCAAGCAACAAACTAATTGGGGAGATTCCAAAAGAAGTAACAGATCTTCTAGAATTGGTTTCATTGAACTTTTCAAGAAACAATTTGACTGGATCGATCCCTACAACAATTGGTCAATTGAAATCATTAGACATTCTTGATTTGTCTCAAAATCAACTTattggtgaaattccaagtggcCTTTCAGAAATAGATCGTTTGAGTACCTTAGACCTCTCTAACAACAACTTGTCTGGTAAGATTCCACGAGGTACTCAACTTCAAAGTTTCAATACTTCTTCTTATGAGGGAAATCCTACACTTTGTGGACCGCCTCTTTTGAAAAAGTGCCCAGGAGATAAAGTAGAAGGAACTCCCAATGCTTATAGCTATGAAGACGACATTCAACAAGATGGAAATGACATGTGGTTTTATGTTAGCATTGCTCTTGGATTCATAGTTGGATTTTGGGGAGTGTGTGGAACTCTACTACTCAACAATTCATGGAGATATGCatatttccaatttttgaataaaataaaagattggcTCTATGTGACTACAACAATAAATATGGCTCGACTATGGAGGAGTCTTCAAAGTTAA